From Toxorhynchites rutilus septentrionalis strain SRP chromosome 2, ASM2978413v1, whole genome shotgun sequence, a single genomic window includes:
- the LOC129765575 gene encoding uncharacterized protein LOC129765575, whose protein sequence is MKRMKTTLSSRVTQNIKRNRAKVSPTDVSAYFDNLVKTVNNIPAGNIINYGATNFTDDPESTKVSVKKGQKHVDRTIDHSKVAYSVMFAGAADGKMLPPYIVHAAVHLYPIWREGGSKGSRYNHTKSGQHLRTGLPQSHLHTATVCRMTIRRKRVVDIQPGESVTAEHAAQILIRQEKLDSDDQLGTSKGESDSDKKKEAKAKCSNDVLKSAGNSRKKDLR, encoded by the exons ATGAAACGCATGAAGACAACGCTCTCATCTCGGGTGACACAAAACATCAAGAGAAACCGCGCCAAGGTTAGCCCAACTGACGTTAGCGCATATTTCGACAATCTTGTAAAGACAGTCAACAACATTCCGGCAGGAAATATCATTAATTATGGTGCGACCAACTTTACCGATGACCCAGAATCGACAAAAGTGAGTGTTAAGAAAGGCCAGAAGCATGTGGACCGCACTATAGATCATtcgaaggtcgcttattctgtgATGTTTGCCGGAGCTGCTGACGGGAAGATGCTGCCACCTTACATTGTACATGCTGCAGTGCATCTCTATCCTATCTGGAGAGAGGGTGGATCGAAGGGATCTCGATACAATCACACCAAATCAG GACAACATTTGAGGACTGGTTTGCCTCAGTCGCATTTACATACTGCAACGGTTTGCAGAATGACTATCCGAAG GAAGCGAGTGGTAGATATACAACCAGGAGAGAGTGTCACGGCAGAGCATGCAGCGCAAATTTTGATTAGACAGGAAAAActggattcagatgatcaacttGGAACCTCAAAAGGAGAAAGCGACAGCGACAAAAAAAAGGAAGCAAAAGCTAAGTGCTCAAATGATGTATTGAAAAGTGCTGGCAATtcgagaaaaaaagatctgcgTTGA